gatgccttcagacaagcataactcgataacagctaaggctacgggcttgattttttcactgttcgacatcactttggcccaagaggtgccttttagcatactgcagtatgtacaatgcgtTCTCATGGACtttccagtgtcctcctttgtgtcctattcatctttgctgacagtgaaaagtgtcgatttagtggtagcacatgatggcttaccttcataacggaaatcgtccgtcatagtggctactttcaTTGCAGTGGTACTTTTTGAACcattcttgattcgtaatgctgtgtaacgggttgaacatagccgacaatgaagtgtaatggatacttcacttttcagacgataattgatataactggggcatgcggcgccatttcttttggtatgtgtggattgtaggggtgcttttcgaacagttcttgatttgtaatgttgtgtaatgggttgaagaTAGCTGATGACGAactgtaatggatacttcacttttcaaatagctggggcacgcagtgtcatttcatttttgatctggtatgtgtgggttcaccagtcttaataattatttacaagaaaagttaacaaacaggtacacaaaaaatggaattttcaactaaagtagggaccatagcacatcaataaaaagtactgaaacaagttggagtagtgcatgatattaaatcactgtaaaacaataagaagtgttgcaTCCCCACTGCGcaattccattatggtatcttgagcacagtagagatataacacttcttattgttttactgtgatttaatatcatgcactactccaacttgtttcagtactttttatcgatgtgctatggtccctactctagttgaaaattccatttttttttgtgtacttgtaattttaGTTGTAAAAGCACTGATGTAACATACATTTCTTTCAAAAcaacaatttaaaattttttaagTACTTAACATCTCTGATTGATTGTTGTGTAATGGCTGCACATGCAACTTTCTTTAAAAGAACTTTTCATTCAAAACCTTAAATGGTAAGGTATAAATATAATGCTATGAGTAGCTGACCAGATTTAGAGTTTGAAATCAAAATGAACTCCAGAAACCCCCATAGAACCACCTATGCATTTCATTTAAATTTGTTAGCCTGACTAAAATAAGCAGGGAACTTTACCACAAAGGACTCTATCAGCCTAGCAACTAATAAAGTCCTTCATGTAACTCTTTTGTTATCACTGCAAACATATCAGTGTGTTAACAGTTCATGTTCGTATATTTTCACACAGCAAGTTTTGTAGCTCTAATAAAAGTTTAATCATCATTTTTCCCCATGTGACTATTATCCTCTCCCCTATAACCATTGTATACTGAATATCAAAGTTATAGCAGAATTATTGCTTTTATATTACATCACTTACATATTATAATTTTTATAACTACAGACAATCATAGCAAGGGGAAATTGACTGTCACTGCTGAAAAAGGTAAAAAATAGTCAGTGTGCCCAAATTAGCTGGTATATTTTGCTATACAATTGTAGGAGCAGAGGCAGTCTCCATATTATCCCATAGGGTGGCCATGATTAATGAACAGGCACAACACATTGTCGATGAAAACACATGGCCACCAGATCAGCCAACAGAGTTTACACCACTTTTATTAATTCAACATCGAGAGCAGCGTACTAAAGAACAAGATGGTGAAATGGCCAAACTGATCCAAACAGGTGACATTGACTCAGTAGCTAGTGGTCAGTTGGTTCCCAAACGTCATAAGCTAGATAGCCATGACTCGTTACAGCACATCCTCAATACCAGCACCATAACGAAAGAAGTGGCAGAGATCCTAACACCACTAGAGGATAATTGCAACCAAAAATTTGTACTTATTGAAGGTGCTCCTGGCATAGGTAAAACATTTTTACTGAAACACATTGCATGTCAATGGGGAAGGAAATTATTGTTACCAATGTTTAAAATTGTACTACTAATTTGTCTCCGAGATCCCATTGTTTGGGGGATAACATCAATCCGTGATCTTCTTTGTCTTTTTTGTGAAGGAGACACCCAGGCTGTTGATATTGCAACAGCTTGCAGTGATTATCTTCATGCAAATGGTGGCAAAGATATCACTTTTCTGTTTGATGGTTATGATGAATTTCCGGAGAATCTAAAAGTAACCAGTCTGATAGCTAGTATTTTGAATCGAAGGCTGCTACCTTATTGTGGCATAGTTGTGTCATCTCGTCCACATGCTTCAGTTAATCTCCACCAAAAAACAACTGTAAAAGTGGATATCTTAGGCTTTACTGAAATAGAAAGAGAACGGTTTATAAAGCAAACGCTTCAAAAACAACCACAGAAAGTTACAGATCTTATTCAATATCTTCAGCATCATGTAACCATTAATAGCATGTGTTTTGTTCCATTTAACATGACTGTTCTGTTGTTTCTTCACAAAAATGGATACCCTCTCCCAAAAAATTCCACAGAATTATGTAACTATTTTATTTGCCTTACAATCTGTCGACACCTTGCAAAATCTGGTGAATTGCTCACAAACACCATCACAGATTTAAACAGCTTGCCAGAGTCCTGTaacacaatagtcaaacaaATTGCCAAGCTCTCACTGGATGCCCTCAATAACAACAGACTAGTATTCACTTTTGATGAAATCAAAAATATATCCCCAGACATCTTAACCATACCAGGGGCTATTAATGGCTTTGGGTTAATGCAAGCCGTTCAACATTTTGGCCTTACTGGGAAAACAATGACATTTAATTTTCTCCACGTTACTATACAAGAATACCTAGCAGCTTACTATATTATAACTTACCTTACACCAGATGAAGAACTAGACCTTCTACATGAAAAATTCTGGAATACTCTTCACACTAACATGTTCTACATTTATGTCACACTTACCAAAGGACAACGTTCTTCCTTTAAAAAGTTTTTGTCTGGTGGAGACAGCAAGGTTGCAATTTCTAGGGAATTCCTTCACAACCAACTAAAGTGTCTTCGCCTTTTTCGCTGCTTTTATGAAGCTGGTGATGAGAGAATGTACAATTCCATTGAACGGGCAGCAATGTTTGATGAAAAAGTAATTTTTGGCACGGACTTATCGGCTACTGACATTGAATGTGTGTCATTATTCCTTACTTCATCTTCCCATAAGAAATGGGTCCGGCTTAACTTGCGATACTGTTATATCAAAGATTGTGGCCTCCATATCCTTCACAAATCACTAAAAGATAGAAAAATAACCATTACCAGTTTGGTACTGAGCTATAACGGTCTAACTCAATCATCTGCCTCGTTCGTCAATGATATTGTTCTTGGATGCAGAGTAGAAATGTTATGGATTACCGATAACCACACAATTGGTGAGAGTGAGAAGCTGTACACTATGTTGTCTGATCCTTCTTCCATGTTAAAGCACTTAAATATGGACCACATAGTATTATCTTCTACTGCAGCCAAAATGTTATTTGCTGCAACAAATAGCTCTAGCATATTGCAGAATCTTGACATCAGTCACAATGCCATCACTGACAATGTGGTTGATGCTATTGTAACAGCTCTATCTGTCAACAAATCTCTACTTGAGATAAGAATGAATAATAACCCCATTAGTGGGGATGGCATAGTAGCAATACTACAAGCTCTGTTGACTAGCAGTACCAATATATTAGAAACTTTAGTTGTTCCAGATTATCCTACAGCAACTAAAGAAAAGATTGCATCGTTAGAGCAAGGAATCAACGAAAAGCGCAGAAGCTCAGCACAAAATAGGATAACAGTATTCTGTAAATAACACTTTACATGTGTAGTTCACCATTATAAttttgtttttttattattttacacCTATATATTGTGTATTCACTCACACTATAAAGCACCATTATTTATATGTACTTTCCTCATGTAGTGACAGAACAATGTGAGTGTCACAGCCATGTGCATGAATTTGGGTCTCTTGACATCCACAAACACTGATTTTATCATATACTAGTTAGAATATACCCACTGTACCAGTTACTCCTAGAGCCTGCAGGGGTGACTATGCAAgcaataatttcagtaaacatgTGATGCAAACATTAACACAACAGTCATCAGTATGATCGTGTGATGGTATTTTCATGCTGTGTATATGTATAGTTTACAGGTGCAAGATTAGCTTATCCCAGTGGCGGAATAAGGTAGGGGCTGGACCCCCCCAACTTTCAGATGAGAAGGACAGGGCTCCTCCAATAATTACCTTGTGTGACATCACGAGTGTATCACAATTGTCATGATTTCCAAACTGGCAgctatatatcatacagtaactATAGTGGAAGGATTCATTCTACATATTTCGTACCTTAATTGACTATTTTTGCAAAAAtcaccagattcaatcttgtagtacctatttttcaaatattttctAGAGGGCATGCCCCGAGTGTGCCACACTGTTGTAATCACTGCAACCATGAACAATCCTCCAGCTTCCACACAAGTGTCAGCTCAAATAATTTTGAGCCCCCcaacttttttcaccttccTCCACCTCTGTATTCTGTTAACGCATTTGCTGGATATTTGCAATTCATGTTCAAAGTATAACAtactacagggacagaggaatcaGATAGGTATATATAGTTGCCTACCCAGCAGCtgtcagattcaatctcaaaaatTTCATTCAGTTGTTCTGATGTATAGGGTGTGCCAGCCCTCTGCCTCTTCTCAGCTCACAATACTGTACTGGTGGCACAGTAAGTTAGATGTGCATCCTCCAGCCCTATTCAtgattgtcactgatccctagTTCAGTATGAGCCTATAGAATGGTATATATACAAAAAAACCATgtgtaattatttacaaaaaaatccTAGTATAGGGTATAGCCATGGGGTGGTACTGTAGATGAAAAGTTTTTTCATACTTACCAATAACTCACCTTGTTACTAGCTAAGTAAAGTTGTCTTAAAGTCTCCAATTCTGTTCATTAGGTTAGCACaggttgctgtcagaccttcagtactggtcaTTGTAAAGTTTTAATAATAACTGTTTAGGATTCTTAAGTGTTATGTGTGGTGAttgtatttgactgactgctctattagaatatctcaacaTTTTGTATGGATTTTTAGGGGGCACATGACCTATGCCCCCTCCCCACTGCACCCCTTCTGAATTCGCCACTGTTAATCTGAAAATTCTAAAACTGTATGGGTTTAATTGATCCATTTTGTGAATATGATTATAATTATTCCGTCACAATTGCTCATGATCAGACCTTAACATCCCTCTAGCTCCATTTGTATACTCTATAAAATATTTGGGTGATTTCATGCCTGAATAATGTCACTACCAagtgtatacagcatgtttaaTTTCGGATCTAAAATCTCATACATATAGTCACATACATTATAATGTGCTTGTAGTACATTTAACACAATCTAGGCTGCATATGTTTGAGTAGCTACAATGTTGTGAACTTGTGATTAAGTAAAACCACACCCTATGCATGGTAGAGCTTGGTACATGGATGTCTCCCAAGTAATTTAGTATAATCTGAGATTCAATCTGAGCACTTTTGATGGTTGTGTGTACCATTTTGATGTTGAGCAAGCTATTAAAAAAACCATCCAAGATTGAATGTGCTTTCACTAGTTGTGTTCTGACAACAAAAATGAAAGTTTTCTGAAACCCCCTGTAACATTTTAGACATAAAGTTATTATATCTGTTCCATTAATATTTGTGTTTGCTATTCCTGTCTATATATTACTGTTCATGAAAATATATATGGATATACACACAAATAAGGGTGTTGTAATTATAGCCTTGGCATTTTGTAAAATTGTAATCTCTAGTAAGTAGCGCTAATTACTTCAGTGTTAACAATAATTTCCTCATTAAACTCTGCTCTGCAGGTTCATATAATACATGCACTAATTTTAAATGTTTTACATTGATTTTAATGACGAGAGAAGCTGTTTGTCATGAATTGCAATGCACAATGGAAAACTAGATACGAGATAACTACCAAATTGCATGTGTGTGCCTCACACATATTGCATGAGAGCTAAGGTCAGTGAAAGGCGTCTTTGTATACTTTGAGTTTTAAGGTTATGTAGAAATGTAGCACAAGGATCTAGGTAGATTTTGAAGGTACGTAGGGTATAGAACATTTTGCTAATCTAATTGTCAAGAAAAAAGATCCAGTGTATTGTGCCCAACAACTGAGAAATCAGAGCTGCTAAGGACTGTTACTGGTCTTGTGTAGCTTTTGTGCATAAGGCTTAACTTGCACTTAAGTATTCCATATGATGTTTATGTATGATCTTGTGTAAACAAGCCAAAAGTGAGTCGTTATAAATTCATTGCCAGTGCAAGTTTTCCTAATGTTATCAACAACCAATAGTAGTTGCTGGTGTAATGTACAGAGTTTGAGTATGATGGCAGAACACAAGATACTTCTTCTCCTGGATTGTAACACTTGTGTGTAACACTGGAAAGCTCTTATTAGAGCAATTGTCATCAagatatatgactgttctattacaataAAAAAGCTGGAGCCAACTGCTAAAACATCGGATATACATTTCTTATATGAGTAAGACAGCCCAGTCAGCAGGTCTGAGGCTGGAACATGACCTATGTGCTATCTGATGGAAGAACACAAGAAAAGCCATGACTACAGTAAAGTCTACAAGGCTGGAGTAAACACACAATTCATTGCATCACTGTGATAGCCACTTAAATATTAATCTGAATTCCCTAGTCCTCTGTAGGTCAAATGCATTTATTAAAAATGGTTTCTTTCTCTGAAACATATTAAAAGTAACAAAACTGAGTAGCTATACTAAAGTGTTCACTACAAATGTTTAGCTGCTGCACAAGATGACATAGTAACTAGTGTATGCATGAATGATAACATGTTCTCTTAGTAGCTATCCATCCTGACCAGCTCTGTAGTATACACTCCAATACTCTCCATGTCATAGAGGACAAAGAAGATCTggacaaacaaaacaaaagtcATAATAAGACTAGACACCATTCAACATCTACACAAAATAACGTTGTACATTGTATACAAATACTGAAGTACACACCTGATTGATGGAACTATCAACACTCGAGGAGAAGTATCCCTTTAGAGTACGTAGGATAGTCTGAGCTGCTACCTGCTTGGGGAAGTTGTTACTATAGCAATAAAAACAACAGGATGATAACACATCTAGTACACtttgtcatacagtacaagtCAACtgacacacaacatacacacttACGATCCACTAGCAATAGATGGGAAGGCTAAACTCTCTAGATCTTTATCCTCAGCCAACTGCAGAGCATTTTCCACAGTCTTCTTCAGCTCATCTACTCCTTTATCAGTACTCCAGTTAGgactatgtacatgtattacgtGACTACAAGGTAGGTTACCAGCTCCACTCAtcgcagctacaaacaagtacaagtcaATTAATGGtgtgcatcatacagtatggtagtagcATAAATTAGAGAGCATGTAGCATTCTTatgaaaacaagggaggtcagtTTAGACATTTATAAAAAATGAAATTGTTTTAATACTTTTCATTTTTGTGATCCCTAAAATTCTTAACCTTTCCTTGTGCTTGCACCCTATAAGGATGGCCCGCATTCAAAAGAGAtacacatatatgtgacccgctgagcaaaaactgatCGTTTTTACTTCTccgttatctatagtaacaaaggagtggacagccaaagtttcagtcttttgtgatgaatagtctcggagttatagtgctagacattGTTATAGCACAATAGAATTTTGCGAAAACAACCAGTTTACGCTCAGTAGGTCACATATGTGTTTGGTATATCCTTCTACAAGGTACTAGTATCTTTGGGAGGATTTGTATAGTCATTATGCAATGAAAAGGTGTAACCTATTCTTTTAGCTACCTGGATATTTGGCAGATTCAATTTCAATGAAAAATGCCAACTGCCAAATTTAATTCCCTGTCAAATTTTGTACTTAAAACTTCATCCAAACTCTAGATCTCTCATAGAACATACTAGAAGTACACCCCAAactagaaatactctaattgaacagtcatttcaATTTCAGATAAATGACACTTTGTATAACAAGGATCACTACACAGATACGTAGTGAACACACTATAATGTCCATTCAACACTATTCACCTTCAGTAACACTGATACTAGTTTGAGAAGCGACTGTCGTACATTCCTTCTCCAACTTGGCTCCACCAACAGCCCTCAGGGAACGTcctacaacaaacaaacaagtaaacatCATCACAGGATGACATCATTACCAACAAGTCCAGCCAGACTACAGCTGGAATTAGTAGGATGGATGACAGCATCACACTTCACTTTAGCAATGTCTCCTTGTAGTACTGTCAACTAGTGGACACCATATGTGATGAGAGAAAACATCATCATATATGTTAATAAAAATACAAATAAGTACAACACGGAGACAGCATGGCAGCATGCACATGTAATACACACAACACGAATGCCACACAAACACTTACTTTCTGTCCATTATCAAGGGTCTTCTCAGATAACACAGTAACACTACCAGATGATGGAGTAGTATCATCCATCTCCTCTTCTGTGTCAGCTCCACTACTACCATCATCATCCTGTAATTTATTAGACACCATACAATAACATGTGGTCAAGTGAAGATATCAAGACAAATGATAGTGAATGTGACCAAAGAAGCTAGTATACTGCTGCTATGTTCCAGACAACTGTCTCTTTCTTGCACAAACACAAAGCCCTTTTGTTAGCCCAAGTTGAGCATCCCAGAACATTTTGGACTTTCTGGTATAATGTAAGCAACACAATATGGGAGCACTTTGAATTAATAAGAGCTACAAATGATGGTGAAACAATTAAGAAAGCCAGCTGTACTCTCAGCAACCATGTCTACTTTGCATCCATTGGTGGAACCACAAACGTATTTAATTGCCATAAACAAATCACATGCATGACTGGTGAATTTAGTAGTAATTGGATTTGCTCACCAGACCCTGGGTTAAAAATTGGCAAAATTAAGCAAAATTCATGTGGCCAGTTCCAACAATTGATGGAAGTGGATTTCACATTGGGTGAACCTAATCATTTTGTACAATCATGCATTCTGTAATTATCGAACGCGATCGAATGCTAAAGAACAGCTATGCAAGGAATTCGAATCAGTTCTGACAGATGTCTGGACTGCTAACGTTGCAAGCAAGCTACAAGATGtcaatcataattattatgaagaaTGGAAAATAATTGACTGGTGGGGAAACAATGTCTGTGTTACACGACCACACTTTGCAGTTAGCAATCAACGTTTATACACTAG
The Dysidea avara chromosome 7, odDysAvar1.4, whole genome shotgun sequence genome window above contains:
- the LOC136261521 gene encoding protein NLRC5-like, which encodes MEQNTERGLRLFGAEGYGHRTPQLYLKDLHNHVTPNYATHWRVIGTQLGLSTGTLDIIEYDNRDKAVPCCNAMLEKWLDVDSTASWNKILSVIQSPSVSSGQTLEKDNHSKGKLTVTAEKGAEAVSILSHRVAMINEQAQHIVDENTWPPDQPTEFTPLLLIQHREQRTKEQDGEMAKLIQTGDIDSVASGQLVPKRHKLDSHDSLQHILNTSTITKEVAEILTPLEDNCNQKFVLIEGAPGIGKTFLLKHIACQWGRKLLLPMFKIVLLICLRDPIVWGITSIRDLLCLFCEGDTQAVDIATACSDYLHANGGKDITFLFDGYDEFPENLKVTSLIASILNRRLLPYCGIVVSSRPHASVNLHQKTTVKVDILGFTEIERERFIKQTLQKQPQKVTDLIQYLQHHVTINSMCFVPFNMTVLLFLHKNGYPLPKNSTELCNYFICLTICRHLAKSGELLTNTITDLNSLPESCNTIVKQIAKLSLDALNNNRLVFTFDEIKNISPDILTIPGAINGFGLMQAVQHFGLTGKTMTFNFLHVTIQEYLAAYYIITYLTPDEELDLLHEKFWNTLHTNMFYIYVTLTKGQRSSFKKFLSGGDSKVAISREFLHNQLKCLRLFRCFYEAGDERMYNSIERAAMFDEKVIFGTDLSATDIECVSLFLTSSSHKKWVRLNLRYCYIKDCGLHILHKSLKDRKITITSLVLSYNGLTQSSASFVNDIVLGCRVEMLWITDNHTIGESEKLYTMLSDPSSMLKHLNMDHIVLSSTAAKMLFAATNSSSILQNLDISHNAITDNVVDAIVTALSVNKSLLEIRMNNNPISGDGIVAILQALLTSSTNILETLVVPDYPTATKEKIASLEQGINEKRRSSAQNRITVFCK
- the LOC136261436 gene encoding core histone macro-H2A.1-like, whose product is MSGRASKVHKKRMSRSQRAGLIFPVSRCYRYMKATILKKRVSVAAPVYCTAVLEYLCAELMELAGNAARDNKKHRITPRHILLAIANDEELHRLLKGVTISQGGVLPHIPEVLLYKRSQWGKLKGASSSSSSSQKTIPASPRPAVSKGKSPKKAAKKPLPKKKAAPKKKKKAVQKDDDGSSGADTEEEMDDTTPSSGSVTVLSEKTLDNGQKLTVLQGDIAKVKCDAVIHPTNSSCSLAGLVGRSLRAVGGAKLEKECTTVASQTSISVTEAAMSGAGNLPCSHVIHVHSPNWSTDKGVDELKKTVENALQLAEDKDLESLAFPSIASGSNNFPKQVAAQTILRTLKGYFSSSVDSSINQIFFVLYDMESIGVYTTELVRMDSY